In Pseudomonas putida, a genomic segment contains:
- a CDS encoding hydroxymethylpyrimidine/phosphomethylpyrimidine kinase — MNTYSSRPVVLCLSGHDPSGGAGLQADIEALIAQGCHAAPAVTALTVQDTVNVSDFRVLDREWVLAQANAVLADSTVAAVKLGMLGSIEMVDTVAELLAAHPHLPMVCDPVLRAGGGGRLGKDEVGYALRERLLPLAAIATPNLPEARILAELPEGTADECAEKLLPFCRHLLITGGHGDEDEIHNRLYSRDGQRHTWTCQRLPGSYHGSGCTLASALAGRLALGEQLESAVRSALDYTWRTLRDAEQLGKGQFVPRRLPLDFCS, encoded by the coding sequence ATGAATACCTACAGCTCCCGCCCCGTTGTCCTCTGTCTCTCCGGCCACGACCCCAGTGGCGGCGCCGGCCTGCAGGCAGATATAGAAGCCCTGATCGCCCAAGGCTGTCACGCCGCCCCTGCAGTGACCGCCCTGACCGTGCAGGATACCGTCAACGTTTCCGACTTCCGCGTGCTCGACCGCGAGTGGGTACTGGCCCAGGCCAATGCCGTGCTCGCCGACTCGACCGTGGCTGCGGTCAAGCTGGGCATGCTCGGTTCGATCGAGATGGTCGATACCGTGGCCGAACTGCTCGCCGCCCACCCGCACCTACCGATGGTCTGCGACCCGGTACTGCGCGCCGGCGGCGGTGGCCGCCTGGGCAAGGACGAGGTCGGCTACGCGCTGCGTGAGCGCCTGCTGCCGCTGGCCGCCATCGCCACGCCCAACCTGCCGGAAGCACGCATTCTCGCCGAGTTGCCCGAGGGCACGGCGGATGAATGCGCAGAGAAGCTCCTGCCGTTCTGCAGGCACCTGCTGATCACCGGCGGTCACGGCGACGAGGATGAAATCCACAATCGCCTGTACAGCCGCGACGGCCAGCGCCACACCTGGACCTGCCAGCGCCTGCCGGGCAGCTATCATGGTTCCGGTTGCACCCTGGCCAGCGCCCTGGCCGGCCGCCTGGCCCTGGGCGAGCAGCTCGAAAGCGCGGTTCGCAGTGCCCTGGACTACACCTGGCGGACCCTGCGCGACGCCGAGCAACTGGGCAAGGGGCAGTTCGTCCCGCGCCGCCTGCCCCTGGACTTCTGCTCCTGA
- a CDS encoding tetratricopeptide repeat protein → MNRTGRALTLGCLLLLQPLLALAEGSNSLLIPATGRCTLNVQPQDLENAIKACEKIASDGDAQAQYELGEFYYTQTPKALDKALSWFEKASLQGHAEAQYRLGAMFFHGEGVKANNVQAYILLKMAAVNGAEDALDMADEVTEQMHRDELEHATQVLGQIFRKYLLELQNAEGRTPFSPLP, encoded by the coding sequence ATGAACCGCACCGGCCGCGCCCTGACCCTGGGCTGCCTGTTGCTTCTTCAGCCCCTGCTGGCCCTGGCGGAGGGCAGTAACTCGTTGCTGATTCCGGCAACGGGCCGCTGCACCCTGAATGTCCAACCGCAAGATCTGGAAAACGCCATCAAGGCCTGCGAAAAGATCGCCAGCGACGGGGATGCGCAGGCGCAGTACGAGCTGGGCGAGTTCTACTACACGCAAACGCCGAAAGCCCTGGACAAGGCCCTCAGCTGGTTCGAGAAGGCCTCGTTGCAAGGGCATGCCGAAGCCCAGTACCGCCTCGGCGCCATGTTCTTCCATGGCGAAGGGGTCAAGGCCAATAACGTGCAGGCGTACATCCTGCTCAAGATGGCCGCGGTCAACGGTGCCGAAGATGCGCTGGACATGGCCGACGAAGTGACCGAGCAAATGCACCGTGACGAGCTGGAACACGCCACCCAGGTGCTCGGCCAGATTTTCCGCAAGTACCTGCTGGAACTGCAGAACGCCGAAGGGCGCACGCCCTTCTCGCCGCTTCCCTGA
- a CDS encoding HlyC/CorC family transporter, giving the protein MSEDRSSNGQKSWLGKLTQAFAHEPKNRQELLELLREAHQNKLLDSEALTIVEGAIQVADLQVRDIMVPRSQMISIKAHQSPREFLPAVIDAAHSRYPVIGESHDDVLGILLAKDLLPLILKENGDSFNIKDLLRPATFVPESKRLNVLLREFRANHNHMAVVIDEYGGVAGLVTIEDVLEQIVGDIEDEHDVEEDSYIKPLPSGDFLVKALTPIENFNEFFDSEFSDDEFDTVGGLVMSAFGHLPKRNETTEIGAYKFRILNADSRRIHLLRLTPITR; this is encoded by the coding sequence ATGAGCGAAGATCGATCGAGCAACGGGCAAAAGTCCTGGTTGGGTAAACTGACCCAGGCTTTTGCCCATGAGCCGAAAAACCGCCAGGAGCTCCTCGAGCTGCTGCGCGAAGCCCATCAGAACAAGCTGCTCGACAGCGAAGCGCTGACCATCGTCGAAGGCGCCATCCAGGTCGCCGACCTGCAGGTGCGCGACATCATGGTCCCCCGCTCGCAGATGATCAGCATCAAGGCCCACCAGTCGCCTCGCGAATTCCTGCCGGCAGTGATCGACGCCGCGCACTCGCGCTATCCGGTGATCGGCGAGAGCCACGACGATGTGCTCGGCATCCTGCTCGCCAAGGACCTGCTGCCGCTGATCCTCAAGGAGAACGGCGACAGCTTCAACATCAAGGACCTGCTGCGCCCGGCCACCTTCGTGCCCGAGTCCAAGCGCCTGAACGTGCTGCTGCGCGAGTTCCGCGCCAACCACAACCACATGGCCGTCGTCATCGACGAGTACGGCGGCGTGGCCGGCCTGGTCACCATCGAGGACGTGCTGGAGCAGATCGTCGGCGACATCGAGGACGAGCACGACGTCGAGGAAGACAGCTACATCAAGCCGCTGCCCAGTGGCGACTTCCTGGTCAAGGCGCTGACGCCGATCGAGAACTTCAACGAGTTCTTCGACAGCGAGTTTTCCGACGATGAGTTCGACACTGTCGGCGGCCTGGTGATGAGCGCCTTCGGCCACCTGCCCAAGCGCAACGAGACCACCGAGATCGGCGCCTACAAGTTCCGGATTCTCAACGCCGACAGCCGGCGGATACACTTGCTGCGTTTGACCCCGATCACCCGCTAA
- a CDS encoding DUF1820 family protein, which produces MSKREPAIYKVIFLNQGQVFEMYAKQIYQSDLWGFLEIEEFVFGERTQVVVDPSEEKLKTQFEGVIRSFVPMHSIVRIDEVERLGTAKISEAKGGGNVMPFPMPMPEK; this is translated from the coding sequence ATGAGCAAACGCGAACCCGCCATCTATAAAGTGATCTTCCTCAACCAGGGGCAGGTCTTCGAGATGTATGCCAAGCAGATCTACCAGAGCGACCTGTGGGGCTTTCTGGAAATCGAGGAATTCGTTTTCGGGGAGCGTACCCAGGTAGTCGTCGACCCGAGCGAGGAAAAGCTCAAGACTCAGTTCGAGGGCGTGATCCGCAGTTTCGTGCCCATGCATTCGATCGTGCGCATCGACGAAGTGGAGCGGCTGGGGACGGCGAAGATCAGCGAGGCCAAAGGCGGGGGCAACGTGATGCCGTTCCCGATGCCGATGCCGGAGAAGTAA
- the hemL gene encoding glutamate-1-semialdehyde 2,1-aminomutase → MSRSESLFAQAQKHIPGGVNSPVRAFKSVGGTPLFFKHAEGAYVVDEDDKRYVDYVGSWGPMILGHSHPEVLASVRKQLEHGLSYGAPTAMETEMADLVCSIVPSMEMVRMVSSGTEATMSAIRLARGYTGRDAIIKFEGCYHGHSDSLLVKAGSGLLTQGVPSSAGVPADFAKHTLTLPFNDIAAVEKTLSEVGSTVACIIVEPVAGNMNCVPPAPGFLEGLREQCDKHGVVLIFDEVMTGFRVSLGGAQGHYGITPDLSTFGKIVGGGMPVGCFGGKREIMGCIAPLGPVYQAGTLSGNPLAMAAGLTTLKLISRPGFHAELSDFTSRMLDGLQQRADAAGIPFVTTQAGAMFGLYFSGADDIVTFDDVMASDAERFKRFFHLMLDGGVYLAPSAFEAGFTSIAHGETELKITLDAAEKAFAALK, encoded by the coding sequence ATGTCCCGTTCCGAATCCCTGTTCGCCCAAGCCCAGAAGCACATCCCCGGTGGCGTCAACTCGCCGGTCCGCGCCTTCAAGAGCGTCGGCGGCACGCCGCTGTTCTTCAAGCACGCCGAAGGCGCCTACGTGGTCGATGAGGACGACAAGCGCTACGTCGACTATGTCGGCTCCTGGGGCCCGATGATCCTCGGCCACAGCCATCCCGAGGTGCTCGCCTCGGTGCGCAAGCAGCTCGAGCACGGCCTGTCGTACGGCGCGCCGACCGCCATGGAAACCGAAATGGCCGACCTGGTCTGCTCGATCGTGCCGTCCATGGAAATGGTGCGCATGGTCAGCTCCGGCACCGAGGCCACCATGAGCGCGATCCGCCTGGCCCGTGGCTACACCGGCCGCGACGCCATCATCAAGTTCGAGGGCTGCTACCACGGTCACTCCGACAGCCTGCTGGTCAAGGCCGGCTCGGGCCTGCTGACCCAAGGCGTGCCGAGCTCGGCGGGCGTGCCAGCCGACTTCGCCAAGCACACCCTGACCCTGCCGTTCAACGACATCGCCGCGGTCGAGAAGACCCTGAGCGAAGTCGGCAGCACCGTGGCCTGCATCATCGTCGAGCCAGTGGCCGGCAACATGAACTGCGTACCGCCGGCGCCAGGCTTCCTCGAAGGCCTGCGCGAGCAATGCGACAAGCACGGCGTGGTGCTGATCTTCGACGAAGTGATGACCGGTTTCCGCGTGTCGCTCGGCGGCGCCCAGGGTCACTACGGCATCACCCCCGACCTGTCGACCTTCGGCAAGATCGTCGGTGGCGGCATGCCGGTCGGCTGCTTCGGCGGCAAGCGCGAGATCATGGGCTGCATCGCCCCACTGGGCCCGGTCTACCAGGCCGGCACCCTGTCGGGTAACCCACTGGCGATGGCCGCAGGCCTGACCACGCTCAAACTGATCAGCCGCCCGGGCTTCCACGCCGAGCTGAGCGACTTCACCAGCCGCATGCTCGACGGCCTGCAGCAGCGCGCCGATGCCGCCGGCATCCCGTTCGTCACCACCCAGGCCGGTGCGATGTTCGGCCTGTACTTCAGTGGTGCCGACGACATCGTCACCTTCGACGATGTGATGGCCAGCGACGCCGAGCGCTTCAAGCGCTTCTTCCACCTGATGCTCGACGGTGGCGTCTACCTGGCGCCGAGCGCGTTCGAGGCTGGTTTCACCTCCATCGCCCACGGTGAAACCGAGCTGAAGATCACCCTGGATGCGGCTGAAAAGGCCTTCGCCGCGCTGAAATGA
- a CDS encoding PhoH family protein — protein MNAPIQPHRFILEPFEANRFANLCGQFDEHLRLIEQRLAIEIRNRGNQFELIGEPKTTSAAEQLLRRLYREAKATELSPETVHLYLQESTVENIDNPAVNEVSVSLRTRKGNIRPRGVNQQRYVKEILANDINFGIGPAGTGKTYLAVACAVDALEREQVRRILLVRPAVEAGEKLGFLPGDLAQKIDPYLRPLYDALYEMLGFEHVAKLIERQVIEIAPLAYMRGRTLNNSFIILDESQNTTLEQMKMFLTRIGFGSTAVITGDITQVDLPRGTKSGLAHVIDVLRDVPGISFTHFQPKDVVRHPLVQRIVEAYDRFDARQAKPEVTGKDA, from the coding sequence TTGAACGCACCCATACAACCTCATCGTTTCATCCTCGAGCCCTTCGAGGCCAACCGTTTCGCCAACTTGTGCGGCCAGTTCGACGAGCACTTGCGCCTGATCGAACAGCGCCTGGCCATCGAGATCCGCAACCGCGGCAATCAGTTCGAACTGATCGGCGAACCCAAGACCACCTCCGCCGCCGAGCAGCTGCTGCGACGCCTCTACCGTGAGGCCAAGGCCACCGAGCTGTCGCCGGAAACCGTGCACCTGTATCTACAGGAGTCCACGGTCGAGAACATCGACAACCCGGCGGTCAACGAAGTCAGCGTCTCGCTGCGCACGCGCAAGGGCAACATCCGCCCGCGTGGCGTCAACCAGCAGCGCTACGTCAAGGAAATCCTCGCCAACGACATCAACTTCGGCATCGGCCCGGCCGGTACCGGCAAGACGTACCTGGCCGTGGCCTGCGCCGTCGATGCCCTGGAACGCGAGCAGGTGCGCCGCATCCTGCTGGTACGTCCGGCCGTCGAAGCCGGCGAGAAGCTCGGTTTCCTGCCTGGCGACCTGGCCCAGAAGATCGACCCGTATCTGCGCCCGCTGTACGACGCCCTGTACGAGATGCTCGGCTTCGAACACGTGGCCAAGCTGATCGAGCGCCAGGTGATCGAGATCGCCCCGCTGGCCTACATGCGTGGCCGCACCTTGAACAACAGCTTCATCATCCTCGACGAAAGCCAGAACACCACGCTCGAGCAGATGAAGATGTTCCTCACCCGTATCGGCTTCGGCTCGACCGCGGTGATCACCGGCGACATCACCCAGGTCGACCTGCCGCGCGGCACCAAGTCGGGCCTGGCCCACGTGATCGACGTACTTCGGGATGTACCGGGCATCAGCTTCACCCACTTCCAGCCCAAGGACGTGGTGCGTCACCCGCTGGTGCAGCGCATCGTCGAAGCCTACGACCGCTTCGACGCCCGCCAGGCCAAGCCCGAGGTCACCGGCAAAGATGCTTGA
- the thiE gene encoding thiamine phosphate synthase: MKLRGLYAITDSQLLAGRFLSHVEAALEGGVCLLQYRDKSDDAARRLREAEALMKLCERYGTQLVINDDAELAARLGVGVHLGQTDGPLTPARALLGRHAIIGSTCHARLDLAAQAAQEGASYVAFGRFFNSVTKPGAPAASLDLLEQARTQVKLPIAVIGGITLDNAAPLVAHGADLLAVIHGLFGADSAQEVTRRARAFNALFAC; the protein is encoded by the coding sequence ATGAAGCTACGCGGTCTGTACGCAATCACCGATAGCCAGCTGCTCGCCGGCCGTTTCCTGTCCCATGTCGAGGCGGCGCTCGAAGGCGGCGTCTGCCTGTTGCAGTACCGCGACAAGAGCGACGACGCCGCGCGTCGCCTGCGCGAGGCCGAAGCGCTGATGAAACTCTGCGAGCGCTACGGCACCCAGTTGGTGATCAACGATGACGCCGAACTGGCCGCGCGCCTGGGCGTGGGTGTACACCTGGGCCAGACCGACGGCCCGCTGACCCCGGCCCGCGCCTTGCTCGGGCGCCATGCGATCATCGGCTCGACCTGCCATGCGCGCCTGGACCTGGCCGCGCAGGCTGCCCAGGAAGGCGCCAGCTATGTCGCCTTTGGCCGCTTTTTCAATTCCGTGACCAAGCCCGGCGCCCCTGCCGCCAGCCTCGATCTGCTGGAGCAGGCCCGGACCCAGGTCAAGCTGCCGATCGCCGTGATCGGTGGCATCACCCTCGACAACGCCGCCCCGTTGGTCGCCCATGGCGCCGACCTGCTGGCGGTCATCCACGGCTTGTTCGGTGCCGACAGCGCGCAGGAAGTCACCCGCCGCGCCCGCGCCTTCAACGCCCTGTTCGCTTGCTGA
- the lnt gene encoding apolipoprotein N-acyltransferase, with product MRWITRPGWPGNLLALAAGASTLLALAPFDFWPLAILSIALFYLGLRELSPRQAMGRGWCFGFGLYGAGTWWIYVSMNTYGGASPLLAILLLVAFFAALAWFFALPAWLWARWLRRNEAPLADALCFAALWLLQEAFRGWFLTGFPWLYAGYSQLDGPLAGLAPLGGVWLVSFALALSAALLCNLHRLRVRPSFLAVGVVLLLAPWVTGLALKDHAWTKPAGEPLQVAALQGNVEQDLKWDPAHIDAQLALYRDMSFSSKPVDLLVWPETAVPVLKDQAQGYIDVMGRFAADRHSALITGVPVREVVHHQRRYYNGVTVTGEGDGTYLKQKLVPFGEYVPLQDMLRGVIEFFNLPMSDFARGPEDQPLLQAKGYQIAPYICYEVVYPEFAAGLAARSDLLLTISNDTWFGKSIGPLQHLQMAQMRALEAGRWMIRATNNGVTALIDPFGRITTQIPQFERAVLYGEVVPMQQLTPYLQWRSWPLAIVCVLLFGWALAAGRIAKTV from the coding sequence ATGCGTTGGATCACCCGCCCCGGCTGGCCCGGTAACCTGCTGGCCCTGGCGGCCGGCGCTTCCACCCTCCTGGCCCTGGCGCCGTTCGACTTCTGGCCGCTGGCCATCCTGTCGATCGCGCTGTTCTACCTGGGCCTGCGCGAGCTCAGCCCGCGCCAGGCCATGGGCCGTGGCTGGTGCTTCGGCTTCGGCCTGTACGGTGCCGGCACCTGGTGGATCTACGTCAGCATGAACACCTACGGCGGCGCCTCGCCGCTGCTGGCGATCCTGCTGCTGGTGGCGTTCTTCGCCGCCCTGGCCTGGTTCTTCGCCCTGCCCGCCTGGTTATGGGCGCGCTGGTTGCGGCGCAACGAAGCGCCTCTGGCCGACGCGTTGTGCTTTGCCGCGCTGTGGCTGCTGCAGGAGGCCTTCCGCGGCTGGTTCCTCACCGGTTTCCCCTGGCTTTACGCCGGCTACAGCCAGCTCGATGGCCCACTGGCCGGCCTGGCGCCGCTGGGTGGCGTCTGGCTGGTGTCGTTCGCCCTGGCGCTGAGCGCGGCGCTGTTGTGCAACCTGCATCGGCTGCGCGTGCGCCCATCGTTCCTGGCCGTAGGCGTGGTGCTGCTGCTGGCGCCCTGGGTAACGGGGCTGGCGCTCAAGGACCACGCCTGGACCAAACCCGCTGGCGAGCCGCTCCAGGTCGCGGCGTTGCAGGGTAACGTCGAGCAGGACCTGAAGTGGGACCCGGCGCACATCGATGCGCAGCTGGCGCTGTACCGCGACATGAGCTTCAGCTCCAAGCCGGTCGACCTGCTGGTGTGGCCGGAAACCGCGGTGCCGGTGCTCAAGGACCAGGCCCAGGGCTATATCGATGTCATGGGCCGCTTCGCCGCTGATCGCCATTCGGCGCTGATTACCGGGGTGCCGGTACGCGAAGTCGTGCATCACCAGCGCCGCTACTACAACGGCGTCACGGTCACGGGTGAAGGCGATGGCACCTACCTCAAGCAGAAGCTGGTCCCATTCGGCGAATACGTGCCGCTGCAAGACATGCTGCGCGGCGTGATCGAGTTCTTCAACCTGCCGATGTCGGACTTTGCCCGCGGCCCTGAGGACCAGCCTTTGCTGCAGGCCAAGGGGTACCAGATCGCTCCGTACATCTGCTACGAAGTGGTCTATCCCGAGTTCGCCGCAGGCCTTGCAGCGCGCAGCGACCTGCTGCTGACGATCAGCAACGACACCTGGTTCGGCAAGTCCATCGGCCCGCTGCAGCACCTGCAGATGGCGCAGATGCGCGCACTGGAGGCGGGTCGCTGGATGATCCGCGCCACCAACAACGGGGTGACCGCGCTGATCGACCCATTCGGGCGCATCACCACGCAGATTCCGCAGTTCGAACGCGCCGTGCTGTATGGCGAAGTGGTGCCGATGCAGCAGCTGACGCCGTACCTGCAATGGCGTTCGTGGCCGCTGGCGATCGTGTGTGTGCTGCTGTTTGGCTGGGCGCTGGCGGCTGGGCGGATTGCCAAGACGGTCTAG
- the ybeY gene encoding rRNA maturation RNase YbeY, giving the protein MLELDLQRATDAEAPDDAAFRRWCELALRQRSADSEMTIRLVDEAEGRELNHTYRHKDYATNVLSFPADVPDELLDIPLLGDLVICVPVVEREAAEQGKALEAHWAHLVIHGCLHLLGYDHIEDAEAEEMEALERQLLAELGHPDPYADDQTDSLTH; this is encoded by the coding sequence ATGCTTGAACTCGACCTGCAACGGGCCACGGATGCCGAGGCCCCGGATGACGCGGCTTTCCGTCGCTGGTGCGAGCTTGCCCTGCGCCAGCGCAGCGCCGACTCGGAAATGACCATTCGCCTGGTCGACGAAGCCGAAGGCCGCGAGCTCAACCATACCTACCGGCACAAGGACTATGCGACCAACGTGCTGTCGTTCCCGGCCGACGTGCCCGACGAACTGCTCGATATCCCGCTGCTCGGCGACCTGGTGATCTGCGTGCCAGTGGTCGAGCGCGAAGCAGCCGAGCAAGGCAAGGCGCTGGAGGCCCACTGGGCGCACCTGGTGATCCACGGCTGCCTGCACCTGCTGGGCTACGACCACATCGAAGACGCCGAGGCAGAGGAAATGGAAGCACTGGAACGGCAATTGCTTGCCGAACTGGGGCATCCCGACCCCTATGCCGACGACCAAACAGATTCCCTCACACACTGA